A portion of the bacterium genome contains these proteins:
- a CDS encoding VWA domain-containing protein, giving the protein MIKWAQPQYLYLLLALPLMVVALLWGRWLKSRAGQKLADRELLARISANYSTRLALAKATLLLLGLFFLILAAARPQWGEKLQSYKGRGIDVVIALDASKSMLAGDIQPSRLERAKVEVASLLDNLSANQVGITAFAGDCYVMCPLTTDVDAAKMFLDIIEPGNIPKPGTNIQWAIEVSSTLFDAKEGASKALVLITDGDNLEGDPMQAAKLAAEQGIRIYAVGVGTLEGSTIPESDQSGYGVSYKKDQKDQVVVSRLAERLLLVMAKAADGRYFRSQALNLDALLLSLDQLKKKDIGGGDFVQYQERYQYFLLAAFIFIMTGIFISDRRGKWFPELKLSRFKLVILISAFCLLPSTAVQAGIGSGMRSGNQAYKKGNYEEALKKYQEALVFEPDNVKIHYNIGRALYKLNKYPEAVSELQLAMLTKDKKLQARTLYNIGNCQFKAQKLDEAIGSYTAALVMDPGDQQAKQNLEFCWKKKEESKSDSTKQDQQQKQQQQPKPQPQKGQINKDDADRILQALQNKEKENMKKQKERPADQNKGDKDW; this is encoded by the coding sequence ATGATCAAGTGGGCCCAACCGCAATATCTTTACCTACTGCTGGCCCTGCCCCTGATGGTGGTGGCCCTGCTGTGGGGCCGCTGGCTTAAGTCCCGGGCCGGTCAAAAACTGGCCGACCGGGAGCTGCTGGCCAGGATCAGCGCCAATTACAGCACCAGGCTGGCCTTGGCCAAGGCAACGCTGCTGCTGCTGGGGCTTTTCTTTTTGATCCTGGCCGCCGCCCGGCCCCAGTGGGGCGAGAAGCTGCAGAGCTACAAGGGCCGGGGCATTGACGTGGTCATCGCCTTGGACGCCTCCAAAAGCATGCTGGCCGGGGACATCCAGCCCAGCCGGCTGGAGCGGGCCAAGGTGGAGGTGGCCTCGCTTTTAGACAACCTCAGCGCCAACCAGGTGGGCATCACCGCCTTTGCCGGCGACTGCTACGTGATGTGCCCGCTGACAACGGATGTGGACGCCGCCAAGATGTTCTTGGACATCATCGAGCCCGGAAACATTCCCAAACCCGGCACCAACATCCAGTGGGCCATCGAGGTCTCCTCCACCCTGTTCGACGCCAAGGAGGGTGCCTCAAAAGCCCTGGTGTTGATCACCGACGGTGATAATCTGGAGGGTGACCCCATGCAGGCGGCCAAGCTGGCGGCCGAGCAGGGCATCCGGATCTACGCTGTGGGCGTGGGTACTTTGGAAGGCTCCACCATACCGGAGAGCGACCAGAGCGGCTACGGCGTTTCCTACAAGAAGGACCAGAAGGACCAGGTGGTGGTCTCCCGGCTGGCCGAGCGCCTGCTGCTGGTGATGGCCAAGGCCGCAGACGGACGCTATTTCCGGAGCCAGGCCCTCAATCTGGACGCCCTGCTGTTGTCATTGGACCAGTTGAAGAAGAAGGACATCGGAGGAGGAGATTTTGTGCAGTACCAGGAGCGCTACCAGTACTTCTTGCTAGCGGCCTTTATCTTTATCATGACCGGGATATTCATCAGCGACCGGCGGGGAAAATGGTTCCCGGAACTGAAGCTTTCCCGGTTCAAATTGGTGATTCTAATTTCTGCCTTCTGCCTTCTGCCTTCGACCGCGGTCCAAGCTGGTATCGGCTCCGGCATGCGCTCCGGCAACCAGGCCTACAAAAAGGGGAATTACGAGGAAGCCCTTAAAAAATACCAGGAGGCCTTGGTTTTTGAGCCGGATAATGTTAAGATACACTACAACATCGGCCGGGCCCTCTACAAGCTCAACAAATATCCCGAGGCCGTTTCCGAACTTCAGCTGGCAATGCTTACCAAGGACAAGAAACTGCAGGCCCGGACACTGTACAACATCGGCAACTGCCAGTTCAAGGCGCAGAAGCTGGACGAGGCCATCGGTTCATATACCGCGGCACTGGTGATGGATCCCGGCGACCAGCAGGCCAAGCAGAACCTGGAATTTTGCTGGAAGAAAAAGGAAGAATCCAAAAGCGATTCCACCAAACAGGACCAGCAGCAAAAGCAGCAGCAACAGCCCAAACCCCAGCCCCAAAAGGGACAGATCAACAAGGATGACGCCGACCGGATACTTCAGGCTTTGCAGAACAAGGAGAAGGAGAACATGAAGAAGCAGAAGGAAAGGCCGGCGGACCAGAACAAAGGCGACAAGGACTGGTGA